In one Nicotiana sylvestris chromosome 8, ASM39365v2, whole genome shotgun sequence genomic region, the following are encoded:
- the LOC138876018 gene encoding uncharacterized protein, translating to MCGIGPDEYNRVSACDTTKEIWEALQIAHEGTTQVKQSKIDILTTEYEHFRMKDDESIQDMHTRLTSIINELHSLGDVIPINKLVRKILSVLPGSWESKVNVITEAKDLKTLPKDELIGNLKTY from the coding sequence atgtgtggcataggacctgatgagtacaacagagtaTCAGCTTGTGATACtaccaaagaaatatgggaagcctTACAAATTGCACATGAAGGAACCACTCAGGTCAAACAATCCAAGATAGACATACTCACTACTGAATATGAGCACTTCAGGATGAAGGACGATGAGTccatacaagatatgcacaccagattAACCtctatcataaatgagcttcactcacttggagatgtcattcccataaacaagcttgtaaggaaaattctTAGTGTTCTACCTGGGTcatgggaaagtaaggtaaatgtcatcactgaagctaaagatctaaAAACTCTGCCCAAggatgagttgattggtaatctgaaaACATActaa